A region from the Corylus avellana chromosome ca7, CavTom2PMs-1.0 genome encodes:
- the LOC132188169 gene encoding mitogen-activated protein kinase kinase kinase 20-like: MKRKAEDLVCGHGTSWVRGQVIGKGSFGSVFLATSKNPGSRFSCFPSPMAVKSAKVSGSASLQKEKEVLDKVKGCPFVIDCFGEEITTQEDGEMVYNLLLEYASGGTLADSIKKSGGCGLPESDVKRYTKSILKGLRHIHDCGYVHCDLKPENVLLVPSINSSGNFVAKIGDFGLSKRSAQSKKRRFDLDLYLRGTPPYLAPETVIENVQELPSDIWAMGCVVCEMLTGKSPWDRAEELNTKDLLRLIGDQRELPKIPSGISEDARGFLKACLVRKPMFRFTVEMLMDHTFLAGVGEHDDEGLLDVHDDEERGEGLLDIHDEEPLAASSSSSTETDAELSGSSFSGDWSLVSDDDDDGIDSASCSWPEEVEDVEVQFIGSSDKEVSLLGSLNCITQPYILEYSSDYTR, translated from the coding sequence atgaAGAGGAAGGCAGAGGATCTCGTGTGTGGCCATGGAACAAGTTGGGTGAGAGGGCAAGTGATCGGCAAAGGGAGTTTTGGGTCCGTTTTTCTTGCCACCTCAAAAAACCCCGGATCACGGTTCTCTTGTTTCCCTTCGCCCATGGCTGTGAAATCCGCAAAGGTATCTGGTTCGGCCTCGCTTCAGAAGGAGAAAGAGGTTCTCGACAAGGTCAAAGGCTGCCCTTTTGTGATTGACTGCTTTGGGGAGGAGATTACGACCCAAGAGGACGGTGAGATGGTTTACAATTTGTTATTGGAGTATGCTTCTGGAGGAACCCTAGCCGATTCAATCAAGAAATCTGGTGGTTGTGGGTTGCCCGAATCCGATGTTAAGCGCTACACCAAATCGATTCTCAAAGGGCTTCGTCACATTCATGACTGCGGTTATGTGCACTGCGACCTAAAACCTGAGAATGTTTTACTTGTGCCAAGTATTAATTCTAGTGGTAATTTTGTGGCAAAGATCGGGGATTTTGGGTTGTCGAAGAGGTCAGCACAGAGTAAGAAGAGGAGGTTCGACTTGGACCTTTACTTGAGAGGCACTCCACCGTATTTGGCCCCTGAAACGGTGATTGAGAACGTACAGGAGCTTCCCTCTGATATATGGGCTATGGGATGTGTTGTGTGTGAGATGCTTACTGGGAAATCCCCTTGGGATAGGGCGGAAGAGTTGAACACAAAGGATCTTTTGCGTTTGATTGGTGATCAGCGTGAATTGCCCAAAATTCCGAGTGGCATATCTGAAGACGCAAGGGGTTTCTTGAAGGCATGTCTTGTGAGGAAACCCATGTTCAGATTCACAGTTGAGATGCTAATGGATCATACATTTCTGGCCGGTGTAGGCGAACATGATGATGAAGGTTTACTGGACGTTCATGATGATGAAGAGAGGGGTGAAGGTTTGCTGGACATTCATGATGAAGAGCCACTTGCTGCTTCTAGTTCTTCATCGACCGAGACTGACGCTGAGCTTAGTGGTTCTTCTTTTTCGGGTGATTGGAGCTTGGtgtctgatgatgatgatgatggcatTGATTCGGCCTCTTGTTCTTGGCCGGAAGAAGTTGAAGATGTAGAAGTGCAATTCATTGGGAGCTCAGATAAAGAAGTTTCTCTTTTAGGCTCTTTGAACTGCATCACTCAACCCTACATATTGGAGTATAGCAGTGACTACACAAGATGA
- the LOC132188842 gene encoding F-box protein PP2-A13: MGGNISVGVSDTDPPLKLRLGDMPESCVALVLMYLDPPEICKLAPLNRAFRAASSADFIWESKLPPNYRYIVEKVFDEETLVKLGKRDIYARLCGPNPFDNGTKELWLDKSTGGVCLSISSKGLRITGIDDRRYWNHISTEESRFQTVAYLQQIWWLEADGEFEFQFPAGTYSLYFRLQLGKSSKRRGRRVCNSEHIHGWEIKPVSFQLTTSDGQHAVSKCYLDNPGSWVNYHAGDFVVGSTNASSMKIKFSLTQIDCTHTKGGLCVDSVFIYPKNVGKESRLFL, from the exons ATGGGTGGTAATATATCTGTCGGCGTGTCGGACACGGATCCTCCGTTGAAGCTCAGGCTGGGGGATATGCCTGAGAGTTGTGTGGCCTTGGTTCTGATGTACTTGGACCCACCCGAGATTTGCAAATTGGCGCCTTTGAACCGCGCTTTTCGGGCAGCTTCTTCGGCGGATTTTATATGGGAATCGAAATTGCCTCCGAACTATCGGTATATTGTGGAGAAAGTGTTTGATGAGGAAACTTTGGTGAAATTGGGGAAAAGGGATATCTACGCCAGGCTTTGCGGACCTAATCCCTTTGATAATGGCACAAAG gAACTTTGGCTGGATAAAAGTACGGGCGGCGTTTGTTTGTCGATTTCGTCGAAGGGTCTTCGAATAACCGGAATAGATGACCGGAGATACTGGAATCACATTTCAACTGAGGAATCTAG GTTCCAGACGGTGGCGTATCTCCAACAAATCTGGTGGTTGGAAGCAGACGGTGAGTTTGAGTTCCAATTCCCTGCTGGCACATACAGTCTGTACTTCAGACTCCAGCTTGGCAAGTCCTCCAAGAGAAGGGGACGTCGGGTTTGTAATTCCGAGCATATCCATGGCTGGGAGATAAAACCTGTAAGCTTCCAGCTAACAACTTCTGATGGTCAGCATGCTGTGTCCAAGTGCTATTTGGACAATCCTGGGAGCTGGGTCAACTACCATGCGGGAGACTTTGTTGTTGGGAGCACCAATGCATCATCGATGAAGATCAAATTTTCATTGACTCAGATCGATTGTACTCACACCAAAGGTGGTCTCTGTGTAGACTCTGTGTTCATATACCCCAAAAATGTAGGGAAAGAGTCTAGATTGTTTTTATAG